One window of Bacillus alkalicellulosilyticus genomic DNA carries:
- a CDS encoding methyl-accepting chemotaxis protein, with the protein MLKSKSTKQEKDKQLKLFQKKLNQRPKLNIHLDTSKKKETQKNKKGNFLKLTIKKRLIFTFLFIALLFSIGSGLTVLNVTTINEKHAELQNALELQAIMKDIEANVRAQMTNTFSVVIQSTSAEVEEIDSNLTNINNRRDDAIALEGTTEEYIEAFTAANEEVNQLVGRSIQMAQNDVTLDKLERIQELNGLTFRSFDEIVYLFGANETRRAMEYVNLQLITYGNSMSNLSEEVVTHEESLLLVIKEDVNRNIISAVSTIILISVIAIIISIVVGILVASRMSKPINELAAVAERVAQRDLTVEIKETKAEDEIGDLTRAFKNMAENLRTVIYSISDNASQVAASAQQLSASAEETSRASEEISLAIEEVASGTDEQLEGASKGVRALDVVSKGVEEIAENASLIATNSDVSYTYAQEGGQLVNQTLQRMTSINNTVLKMDGVSKELLTQSTEIGTILSVIKGIAEQTNLLALNAAIEAARAGVHGRGFAVVADEVRKLAEQSGQSVVQINDIIENIQNQTNETVEMMSEVKQEVDMGLSISNETEDKFQMIINSLKGIKEQIEGMSIASQEIAAQSQEAQAIVEDMASLSKKTSNSTLTVSASSEETLASMEEITSSAESLTKMSDELNKVVEQFKL; encoded by the coding sequence ATGCTCAAAAGTAAGAGTACTAAACAGGAAAAAGACAAGCAGTTAAAACTCTTTCAAAAAAAACTGAATCAAAGACCGAAATTGAATATTCATCTAGATACCTCCAAGAAAAAAGAAACTCAAAAAAATAAAAAAGGAAACTTCTTAAAGTTAACAATTAAAAAACGGCTTATATTTACGTTCTTATTTATCGCTTTACTGTTTTCCATAGGTAGTGGGTTGACGGTACTTAATGTAACAACGATTAATGAGAAACACGCAGAACTTCAAAATGCGCTTGAATTGCAAGCAATAATGAAAGACATAGAAGCGAATGTGAGGGCGCAAATGACGAATACATTTTCTGTGGTTATCCAATCGACTAGCGCCGAAGTGGAAGAGATTGATTCCAATTTAACGAATATTAACAACCGAAGAGATGATGCGATTGCCTTAGAAGGAACAACGGAAGAGTATATTGAAGCTTTTACTGCTGCGAATGAAGAAGTGAATCAATTAGTTGGACGAAGTATTCAAATGGCTCAAAACGATGTCACATTGGATAAATTAGAAAGAATTCAAGAATTAAACGGATTAACTTTTCGCTCTTTTGATGAAATTGTCTATCTCTTTGGTGCTAATGAAACAAGACGTGCAATGGAATATGTTAATCTTCAATTGATAACCTATGGGAATTCAATGTCAAACCTTTCTGAAGAAGTTGTTACTCATGAAGAAAGTTTACTACTAGTCATTAAAGAAGATGTGAATCGGAATATCATTAGTGCAGTATCAACAATTATTTTAATTAGTGTAATCGCTATCATCATTTCAATCGTTGTTGGGATTCTGGTTGCCTCTAGAATGTCGAAGCCGATCAATGAATTAGCAGCAGTTGCTGAACGAGTGGCACAACGCGACTTAACAGTAGAGATTAAAGAAACAAAAGCTGAGGATGAAATTGGTGATTTAACAAGAGCGTTTAAAAATATGGCTGAAAATTTAAGGACTGTCATTTACTCGATTTCAGACAATGCTTCACAAGTTGCTGCTTCAGCACAACAACTTTCAGCCAGTGCAGAAGAAACATCAAGAGCTTCAGAAGAAATTTCATTGGCGATTGAGGAAGTAGCTAGTGGAACAGATGAACAGCTTGAAGGAGCAAGTAAAGGCGTAAGAGCATTGGATGTTGTGTCAAAAGGGGTAGAAGAGATAGCAGAAAATGCATCACTAATTGCAACGAATTCAGATGTTTCTTATACCTATGCACAAGAAGGCGGTCAACTTGTAAATCAAACATTACAACGAATGACATCAATTAATAATACTGTTCTTAAGATGGATGGGGTTAGTAAAGAATTATTAACACAGTCGACAGAGATTGGGACCATTTTAAGTGTAATTAAGGGGATTGCTGAACAAACGAACTTGTTAGCATTGAATGCTGCTATAGAAGCCGCACGAGCAGGGGTTCATGGTAGAGGATTTGCTGTTGTAGCAGACGAAGTAAGAAAACTAGCTGAACAATCTGGACAATCTGTTGTGCAAATTAACGACATTATCGAAAACATCCAAAACCAAACGAATGAAACCGTCGAAATGATGAGCGAAGTAAAACAAGAGGTTGATATGGGACTTTCGATTTCAAATGAAACAGAGGATAAATTCCAAATGATTATTAATTCTTTAAAAGGAATTAAAGAACAAATTGAAGGCATGTCTATCGCATCGCAAGAAATAGCAGCTCAATCTCAAGAAGCCCAAGCGATTGTTGAAGATATGGCTAGCTTATCGAAAAAAACATCTAACAGCACGTTAACGGTTAGTGCAAGTTCAGAGGAGACATTAGCTTCCATGGAAGAAATCACGTCTTCAGCTGAATCATTGACGAAAATGTCAGATGAATTAAATAAAGTAGTAGAACAATTTAAATTATAA
- the spoVB gene encoding stage V sporulation protein B, with the protein MSKQTFLQGTLILIIAGLITRFLGFVNKIVVARIMGAEGVGLYMMAVPTLLLVITITQLGLPVAISKLVAEAEAQQDRSKIKRILVVSLSVTGVLSIVFTIGMIAFAPFISQTLLTDERAFYPLIAIAPIVPIVALSSVLRGYFQGRQNMRPTAYSQVIEQVVRITLVAILTMAFLPYGVEYAAAGAMISVVIGEFASLFYMVFMFKNYKRIRIRRGFLEYLRKGKHTFQELMGIALPTTGSRLIGSLSLFFEPIVVAQSLALAGVATVVATSQYGELAGFVIPLLLLPTFITYSLSVSLVPAISEASARKQYALIHYRLSQALRLAMISGGISVVILYVYAIPIMELMYDAPTVASYLKVMAPFSFFLYFQGPLQATLQALNLAKAAMMNSLIGAVVKISAIFVLASRPELGIMGAALAVVIGMVLVTLLHFASVVKTISFTLHVKDTAKAVGTMILTGVVGHLLYVHAFLSSTMIVKTLLCIFITTAFYIILLFLIGLIKKEDVIRIPKIGPWLSMFAKS; encoded by the coding sequence ATGTCTAAACAAACTTTCTTACAAGGAACATTAATCCTCATAATTGCTGGACTCATCACGCGCTTTCTAGGTTTCGTCAATAAAATTGTCGTAGCTAGAATTATGGGTGCAGAAGGTGTGGGTCTTTACATGATGGCTGTACCTACCCTTCTTCTTGTTATAACGATAACTCAATTGGGACTCCCTGTCGCCATTTCAAAGCTAGTTGCTGAAGCAGAAGCACAACAGGATCGAAGCAAAATTAAGCGAATTTTGGTCGTATCACTATCAGTAACCGGGGTGCTAAGTATTGTTTTCACGATAGGAATGATTGCATTTGCACCATTCATATCACAAACTTTACTTACAGATGAACGCGCTTTTTATCCACTAATAGCGATTGCACCGATTGTGCCTATCGTTGCTTTATCGAGTGTATTACGAGGGTATTTCCAAGGACGACAAAACATGAGACCGACCGCTTATTCTCAAGTAATTGAACAAGTGGTTAGAATTACGTTAGTTGCGATTTTAACGATGGCCTTTTTGCCCTACGGTGTTGAATATGCAGCTGCAGGAGCGATGATATCTGTTGTGATTGGTGAGTTTGCGTCACTCTTTTATATGGTTTTCATGTTTAAAAATTATAAAAGAATTCGAATTCGTAGAGGATTTCTAGAGTACTTACGAAAAGGAAAGCATACATTCCAGGAGTTAATGGGTATTGCTTTGCCTACAACAGGAAGTAGACTCATAGGGTCGTTATCATTATTTTTTGAACCTATCGTAGTTGCCCAAAGCTTAGCACTTGCCGGAGTTGCTACTGTAGTCGCTACATCACAATATGGTGAGCTTGCTGGTTTTGTTATTCCATTACTTTTGCTACCAACTTTCATCACATACTCTCTTTCGGTTTCACTTGTACCTGCTATTAGTGAAGCATCTGCAAGAAAACAATATGCTTTAATTCACTATAGACTAAGTCAGGCATTACGCTTAGCTATGATTTCTGGAGGAATCTCTGTTGTCATCCTTTATGTTTATGCGATCCCAATAATGGAGTTAATGTATGATGCTCCAACAGTTGCTAGTTACTTAAAGGTAATGGCCCCTTTTAGTTTCTTTTTATATTTCCAAGGTCCATTGCAAGCAACTCTACAAGCTTTAAACCTAGCAAAAGCTGCAATGATGAACAGTTTAATTGGTGCGGTTGTTAAAATATCCGCTATCTTTGTCTTAGCATCTAGACCTGAGCTTGGAATAATGGGAGCGGCACTTGCCGTTGTAATTGGAATGGTTCTCGTGACATTGCTCCACTTTGCTTCTGTTGTAAAAACAATTAGCTTTACACTACATGTCAAAGATACAGCTAAAGCAGTCGGAACAATGATCCTAACAGGTGTTGTCGGTCATCTTTTATATGTTCATGCCTTTTTATCATCAACCATGATAGTAAAGACCTTATTATGTATTTTTATAACAACTGCATTCTACATCATTTTACTATTCCTTATCGGTTTAATTAAAAAAGAGGATGTTATTCGCATCCCTAAAATTGGTCCTTGGCTTTCAATGTTTGCAAAATCATAG
- a CDS encoding DUF368 domain-containing protein produces the protein MIEWKNLFRGMMMGISDLVPGISGGTIAVVLGIYDRFISSISKFFSREWKAQLGFLVPLGTGMVGAIFLLAHLITWLLSTYAQPTYFFFLGLIAGILPYLLRKVDYKKTFTPIHYLVLVIAAISLGSTIFIGEGNNVSFEVVSFMDAIYLFVSAFFGSMAMLLPGISGSFVLLTFGTYEFVMEAIKSMNIAMILLVGSGIALGFIVSSKVIGMLLKKLPIMTYAFIIGIVIGSMVVIFPGIEQSIGLLLVSIFTFVVGFYIAVYLGRLEHK, from the coding sequence ATGATAGAGTGGAAAAATTTATTTCGTGGTATGATGATGGGGATTAGTGATTTAGTACCAGGTATTAGCGGAGGTACAATAGCGGTCGTTTTAGGAATTTATGATAGATTTATTTCATCGATTAGTAAGTTTTTCAGCAGGGAGTGGAAAGCACAACTTGGGTTTTTAGTTCCATTAGGTACTGGGATGGTCGGAGCGATTTTTTTACTCGCCCATCTGATAACTTGGTTGCTTTCTACCTATGCGCAGCCGACTTATTTCTTTTTTCTCGGATTAATTGCAGGGATCCTTCCCTATTTATTGCGTAAAGTCGACTACAAAAAGACATTTACTCCAATTCATTATCTTGTCTTAGTTATAGCTGCGATTAGTTTAGGCTCAACTATTTTTATCGGTGAAGGAAACAATGTATCTTTTGAAGTTGTATCTTTTATGGATGCTATCTATTTATTTGTTTCTGCGTTTTTCGGTAGTATGGCTATGTTGTTACCCGGTATAAGTGGTTCTTTTGTGTTATTAACATTTGGTACATATGAGTTTGTGATGGAAGCTATTAAATCAATGAATATTGCTATGATCCTTTTAGTCGGTTCTGGGATTGCTCTTGGTTTTATCGTAAGTAGTAAAGTAATTGGCATGCTGCTGAAAAAATTACCTATCATGACCTATGCCTTTATTATTGGGATCGTCATCGGTTCAATGGTTGTGATATTTCCAGGGATTGAACAAAGTATAGGACTTTTACTAGTAAGCATATTTACTTTTGTTGTAGGATTTTACATTGCTGTTTATTTGGGTAGGCTTGAACATAAGTAA
- a CDS encoding post-transcriptional regulator, translating into MAAEKQQFDVWKENVLPALQSKLDELHLLGYEKATLEEVWECVMYKLRKKKHFMHLHTFVNFILRIKPTEYMTWLTVESYQADDWFANEGVLEDLIKE; encoded by the coding sequence ATGGCTGCAGAAAAACAACAATTTGATGTTTGGAAGGAAAATGTCTTGCCGGCTCTTCAAAGTAAGCTTGATGAGCTCCATTTATTAGGCTATGAAAAGGCTACGCTAGAAGAGGTTTGGGAATGTGTGATGTATAAGCTTAGAAAGAAAAAGCACTTTATGCATTTGCATACGTTTGTAAACTTTATTTTACGGATAAAGCCGACAGAATACATGACATGGTTGACGGTTGAAAGCTATCAAGCGGATGATTGGTTTGCGAATGAAGGCGTTCTAGAAGACCTTATCAAAGAATAA
- the secD gene encoding protein translocase subunit SecD: MVKKGRIVAFFLIVILIAGVIFTTITDVTKEIKLGLDLQGGFEVLYEVLPANDGDVIDGEMLNATVSALNQRVNVIGVSEPNISIEGTNRVRVQLAGVEDQQTARELLATEAQLTFRDVYDELLFDGSELQEGGARPSYHPDTNQPIVTLTLKSAQMFEEITREISQRAPGENLLVIWLDYEEGDSYFQEALNPDPKFSSAASVRQPIRSQNVMIEGNFTQDETRFLADILNAGALPVQLVEISSVSVGAALGEQAMEKTIYAGFIGIALIFLYMLFYYRFMGMIAVITLSAYIFLVLVIFNWMNAVLTLPGIAALILGVGMAVDANIITYERIKEEIRSGKTVMSAFKAGGRRSLSTILDANITTILAASVLFYFGTSSVQGFAVMLIVSILTSFLTAVFGTRLLLGLWVNSKALNKKYGLFGVKEDEINEL; this comes from the coding sequence ATGGTGAAAAAAGGTCGTATTGTCGCTTTCTTTCTCATTGTCATCTTAATCGCTGGTGTTATCTTTACTACGATTACCGATGTGACAAAAGAAATTAAGCTAGGGTTAGATTTACAGGGAGGATTTGAAGTTTTATATGAAGTCCTGCCAGCAAATGATGGTGATGTGATTGACGGCGAGATGTTGAACGCAACCGTAAGCGCTTTAAATCAGCGTGTCAATGTTATCGGGGTGTCAGAGCCTAACATTTCTATAGAAGGCACGAATCGAGTTCGAGTTCAGTTAGCAGGTGTTGAAGACCAGCAAACGGCTCGAGAACTTTTAGCGACAGAAGCACAATTAACATTTAGAGATGTGTATGATGAACTGCTATTTGATGGGTCAGAGTTGCAAGAAGGAGGAGCAAGACCTTCTTATCATCCTGATACGAATCAACCAATCGTTACATTAACATTAAAAAGTGCACAAATGTTTGAAGAAATTACAAGAGAAATCTCTCAACGAGCACCTGGTGAAAACTTACTTGTCATTTGGCTTGATTATGAAGAGGGAGATTCTTATTTCCAAGAAGCTTTAAATCCCGATCCGAAATTTAGTTCAGCCGCAAGTGTAAGGCAACCGATTCGCTCTCAAAATGTCATGATAGAAGGTAATTTCACTCAAGATGAAACAAGGTTCTTAGCGGATATTTTAAATGCTGGGGCGTTACCCGTGCAATTAGTGGAAATCTCGTCTGTATCTGTTGGGGCAGCACTTGGGGAACAAGCGATGGAAAAGACAATTTATGCAGGTTTCATTGGAATCGCTTTAATATTCCTTTACATGCTGTTTTACTACCGTTTTATGGGTATGATTGCTGTTATTACACTATCAGCCTATATTTTCTTAGTCTTAGTCATTTTTAACTGGATGAATGCTGTATTAACATTACCAGGAATTGCAGCCTTAATTTTAGGGGTTGGTATGGCAGTTGATGCAAACATCATCACATATGAACGAATTAAAGAAGAAATACGATCAGGAAAAACAGTAATGTCTGCTTTTAAAGCGGGTGGTCGTCGTTCATTATCAACAATATTAGATGCCAATATTACGACGATTTTAGCTGCGAGTGTTCTCTTTTACTTTGGTACAAGCTCGGTTCAAGGTTTCGCGGTAATGCTTATCGTCAGTATATTAACTAGCTTTTTAACGGCTGTCTTTGGCACGAGGTTGTTACTTGGCTTATGGGTCAACAGTAAAGCGTTAAATAAAAAGTATGGCTTATTTGGTGTAAAGGAGGATGAAATAAATGAACTTTAG
- the secF gene encoding protein translocase subunit SecF, with product MNFRFYDRDIDFVKHRKKFFLFSLSFALLGVILLSTIGLNLGIDFQSGSRVDIGAQERLTAEQIQTDFNEIGEGYSPSNITLGEGGNEYLASARFVEELSSQQIAEIQLFFQDKYGAEPNVSTVSPQVGKELARNAFISVLIASIGIIIYVTIRFELLYGVAAIVALLHDAFFIIVVFSIVQFEVNVPFIAAVLTIVGYSINDTIVTFDRIRENVKYAKRVKGFDDLAAIVNKSLVQTLARSINTVLTVVFAAAAIFLFGGEAIRSFAFALLIGLVAGTYSSMFLASQLWLIWKTKQLERRKFRSEPQPEVE from the coding sequence ATGAACTTTAGATTTTATGACCGTGACATCGACTTTGTAAAGCATCGTAAAAAGTTCTTTCTCTTCTCTTTATCCTTTGCCTTACTAGGAGTTATTTTATTATCAACAATCGGGTTAAACCTTGGGATTGATTTTCAGAGTGGCTCACGAGTTGACATTGGTGCCCAAGAGCGCTTAACTGCTGAGCAAATCCAAACGGATTTTAACGAAATTGGAGAAGGATATTCCCCATCGAATATTACATTAGGTGAGGGTGGGAATGAGTATTTAGCGAGTGCAAGGTTTGTGGAAGAATTGTCTTCGCAACAAATTGCTGAAATTCAATTGTTTTTTCAAGATAAATATGGGGCTGAACCAAATGTAAGTACGGTTTCTCCACAAGTCGGTAAGGAGCTTGCACGTAACGCCTTTATCTCAGTGTTAATTGCCTCAATTGGGATAATCATTTATGTAACAATTCGCTTTGAATTGTTATACGGAGTTGCGGCAATTGTCGCTTTACTTCATGATGCATTCTTCATTATCGTTGTATTTAGTATCGTTCAGTTTGAGGTCAATGTCCCGTTTATTGCAGCGGTATTAACGATTGTTGGTTATTCCATTAACGATACGATTGTAACCTTTGACCGGATTCGTGAAAATGTAAAATATGCAAAGCGAGTAAAAGGATTTGATGACTTAGCTGCTATTGTCAATAAAAGTTTAGTTCAAACATTAGCTCGCTCAATTAATACGGTGTTAACAGTTGTGTTTGCAGCTGCTGCTATTTTCCTGTTTGGTGGAGAAGCAATCCGTTCATTTGCTTTTGCGTTATTAATCGGATTAGTGGCAGGTACGTATTCTTCCATGTTCTTAGCATCACAACTTTGGTTGATTTGGAAAACAAAACAACTTGAAAGAAGAAAATTCAGAAGTGAGCCTCAGCCTGAGGTTGAATAA
- a CDS encoding cation diffusion facilitator family transporter, whose amino-acid sequence MEEKDVRYQKVQFGAWVGIIGNIILALIKGIVGFLANSRALIADAVHSASDVVGSVAVLIGVRAAKLPPDKDHPYGHGKAESVAAIIVAVLLFIVGVEIAINAFKSFFEPVVVPKVIAIYAVVFSIVVKEIMFRYKYNLGKKYKSDALMTDAWHHRSDVFSSIAALIGIGASIIGGHLGVGWLTYGDPVAGIFVALLIVKMAWKLGKESIHNTLDHVLHEEDTVELRRIVDSVEGVKSIDALHAREHGYYVIIDIKIAVDPHMSVEKAHAVGKEVKEKLMEEKHVHDVLVHINPYAG is encoded by the coding sequence TTGGAAGAAAAAGATGTTCGCTATCAAAAGGTTCAGTTTGGAGCCTGGGTTGGAATTATTGGGAATATAATCTTAGCACTTATTAAGGGAATTGTTGGTTTTTTAGCAAATAGTCGAGCCTTGATTGCAGATGCGGTTCACTCGGCTTCTGACGTAGTAGGCTCAGTCGCGGTTCTAATCGGTGTGAGAGCTGCCAAGTTACCTCCAGATAAGGATCATCCATATGGTCATGGGAAAGCGGAATCAGTGGCTGCGATAATTGTCGCTGTTTTACTTTTTATTGTCGGTGTCGAAATAGCGATAAATGCTTTTAAGTCTTTTTTTGAACCTGTGGTTGTTCCAAAGGTTATTGCGATTTACGCAGTTGTCTTTTCCATCGTTGTGAAAGAAATCATGTTTCGATACAAGTATAATTTGGGTAAAAAGTATAAAAGTGATGCTTTAATGACGGATGCTTGGCATCATCGCTCAGATGTCTTTTCATCAATCGCTGCTCTTATTGGGATTGGCGCCTCGATAATAGGCGGTCATTTGGGAGTGGGCTGGTTAACGTATGGAGATCCTGTTGCTGGAATTTTTGTTGCTTTATTAATTGTAAAAATGGCTTGGAAGCTAGGAAAAGAATCCATTCATAATACGTTAGACCATGTATTACATGAAGAAGATACGGTTGAATTAAGAAGGATAGTTGACTCAGTAGAAGGTGTCAAGAGTATTGATGCACTTCATGCTAGAGAACACGGTTATTATGTCATTATAGATATAAAAATCGCTGTTGACCCGCATATGTCTGTAGAGAAAGCTCATGCTGTTGGAAAAGAAGTCAAAGAAAAGCTCATGGAGGAAAAACATGTTCATGATGTGTTAGTCCACATCAATCCTTACGCCGGATAA
- a CDS encoding LapA family protein, protein MRGQWSLIFGFIAALIIAVFAVINVEAVQVNYVFGTAAIPLILIILGSVLMGGVIVGAVGMVKVYQLQQQIKRLNQNDSYKNVEKTEHDEGSYSDLSEMNS, encoded by the coding sequence ATGAGAGGACAATGGAGTTTAATATTTGGATTCATAGCAGCCCTTATTATTGCTGTCTTTGCAGTTATTAATGTAGAAGCCGTTCAAGTGAATTATGTATTTGGTACTGCGGCGATACCATTAATTTTAATTATTCTTGGGTCGGTCCTAATGGGTGGAGTCATTGTTGGAGCCGTTGGGATGGTTAAGGTCTATCAACTACAACAACAAATCAAACGTTTGAACCAGAATGATAGTTATAAGAATGTCGAGAAGACAGAACATGATGAAGGAAGTTATTCTGACCTGTCTGAAATGAATAGTTAA